In the Butyricicoccus intestinisimiae genome, ATCAGGCATTCCTGATGGGCGAGGCTCGCTTCTCCGCTCTGACCCGTTCCTTCCCGGAGCGCGCGAAGGAGCTGTTTGCGAAGTCTGAGGACAAGGCTGCTCTGCGCTACAAGCACCTGCTCAACCTGCAGGAGATGTACGGCAAGGACATCTAATAGGACATCCGAAACTTTTGTTATAGATTTGTATAGAAACGAGAATCCCCGGCGGAACTTCCGCCGGGGATTTTATTTATGCCTATGATGGAATCAAATATGCTGTAAGTAACGATACTTGTTTGTCGTGTCATAAAACGTAACGACAAAGACAAACGCCACCGCCAGTCCGACGATGCCAACCACCGCCGCCAGCACGCTGCCGGTCAGGGCAATGAGCAGGGCGCCCGCATTGCACACGGCGTAGCCAATCGCAAGCGGCATCAGCCTTCTTGTGCTCAGCGTGCACAGGTGCTTTTTCTCCAGCGCTTTCACGCCGCCGACAATTTTATATACCATGACGAGGAAGCAAAGCGTTGCGAGAACGTCGAGCACAGCCAAAAGCCCCTCGCGGCGCGTCATCGGCAGCAGCCGAATCAGGTAAATCACGCCGGTAAATACGGCAAGCTCCAGCGCCAGCGGAACGAGATTTTCAAAGACCCCTTCCTCCTGCCACACTTCTTTGAGACCGGCTGCAACGAGCAGATACCCAACGAAGTCCGGAAGCAGTCCAATCATGTACCCGCCAAGCGTCACATGGACATTGAACAGAATAAAAATCAATCCGGCGAAAATCTTTTTCATATCTGCCACCTCATTTCTGTTGTATCAACCAAGACAGCGCCGCACCAAGCATGCCTATTTCCAATCCATACCCGATGCAGCGCTGTGTTTGTTTTGTTGTTACAGGGTATAGACCTTCAGTGTTTCGTATACCTCATATGCTTCCTTCATGGTCGCCATCTGCGTGCCCGGAAGCTTTGCACTCGCCGTGCCCATTGCCACAGCAAACTTTGCCGTCTCCTCATACGACATGCCCTGACTGTACGCGTGTGCGATAGCGCCCACCATCGCGTCGCCCGAGCCGACCGCACTCTGTGCCGCCGCGCCTGCATTGGCGATGATGTACAGCGGCTTGTCCGTGTGGTTGACGAAAATCGCGCCGTTGTGTCCCAGCGATGCGCAAATCGTCTGCGCTCCCTCTGCCAGCAGCGGCTTGACGTACTCATACGCCTCCTCCGGATCATGCGTGCGCGGCTTGCCGGTCAGCTTTGCCAACTCGGTGGAGTTCGGCTTGATGAAGTCCGGTTTGAATGGCAGCGTGCTGCGCATGGTATCGCCGTCACTGTCGATGAGCAGCGAACAGCCGGCCTTTTTGATGATGCGGATGATTTTCAGGTACTGCTTTTCCTTCATTCCTGGCGGGATACGGCCGCACAGAACGAACAGATTATTCGGATCGAGATAGGTCTTGAGCTTTTCGATAAAGCGCAGATAATCTTCTTCCTCTACTGCAGTGCCCGGTTCGTTGAAGTCGGTGTGCTCACCGCCCGGATGGACAATCTGTGTATTGGTACGGGTCTCGCCCGTCACGTCGGTGAAATCGTGCGTGATTCCGAGCGCAGTCAATGCGTTTTTCAGAGATCTGCCGTTATTTCCCGCCGTAAAGCCAAGCGCTACGCATTCGCCGCCGATGGCGCGGATCGCTCTGGAAACGTTGATGCCGCGGCCGCCAACTTCTACATAGCTCTTGACAACGCTGTTCACCGCGCTCAGCTCCACCGGTGCTTCCAGCACCAGGGTGCGGTCAATCGCCGGATTCAGCGTTATGGTAATAATCATTGGATAAAACCCTCCTGCTCCTACTCAAAATCCAACTTGTCTCTTTGTTTTGAGTGCTACCATTATTGTACAAAATTTATTTTCCATTGTAAATGAAAAATCCAAAAGATTTTGCATTTCTGCCGCAAATTTTTAGCACAAAATTCGATGTTCTTTTTGTTGTATTTGACTTTCCTCTGTTTCCGTTCGGGGCTGAATGGCGTGAGGTTCTTCCTCTGACGCATACAGTTCCTGCCGAATTACGCCGAACAGGTCTTCTGCCATAATGATAATATTGTGAATCTGTGCTTCCGTGATTTCAAACGGCAGGTCGGTCGGATAGCGCGTTTCAATGTAATAGTTGTTGAGTGCGGCGCTCTCGCCGAGATAGCGGACAAACCGGTCGTCCACCATCGCCGCCTGCCGGCAGAGGAAGGTGAGGTTGTGCCCGTCAAAATGTCTGCCCAGCTTGAACAGCAGGTATCCCTTGAGTGCCTTTTCAATCGCCTGCTGACAGTGAAACGCCACTGCCATTTCATCTCCGCCCCAGGTCAGCAGGATGCGGGCACTTTGCAGGTCGCTGAGCGCTTTTTCCAGCCACTTGTAATAATACTGGCTGTCTGTGTTACCCTTCCGACGTCTCGCCATAAAGCACCGTTCCCTTCTTCTCAATCGCGGATGCATAGCTGCCGCTGTCTCTGAGCAGCTCCAGCCATTCATCGGTTTGGTACAGCAAAAACTGTACCGGAATCGGCATATTGATTTTCAAATACAGCTTGCGCAGCAGCTCTGTCTTATTGCAGTGATCCAGAATAATACACAAATCTGCTGATTTTACGTCATGGCCGTCAACCACAAATTTTTCGCCGTACAAGATGACACGGCGCGGCCGACAGCAATCCAATACCCTTTTGAGAAGCTCTTCGCGTTTCATGCGCTCTTCCTCCTTTGCGTTTACCGTTCGGAGAACGTCACCTCAGCCTGCACTTTCTCCTGCTCTCCCTCGCAGGCGCACACGCAAAACGTTCCGTTTTTGGTATGTCCCTGTGAAATGGTCAACTCGGTTCCGCAGCGGTTTTCCGCCAGATAATTGACCTGCAGTCCGGATACCCAGCGGTTTTCGTCCGGCTCCAAGCCGAACGCATCCGACAGAATATCCACTGCCTTGACATTGTTGAGATGCCGATTGACATCGGTATCACTATAGCGCACCGTGCGCGCAAAGCACGGCTGCATATCCTCCGGCACAATCGCGCGCAGCTGTTCCGTAAAGCCGGTGTCCTGTGACGGAAAGCTGATGCCGACTTTCTTTGGCAGCAGCAGATGCCGCGATTCCAAATCGACAATCGCCCAAACCGTGACGGCATGACCAATCACGCCGCCCGCATCCTCAAATACAAAATCGCGATACCACGATGCACCGCGCAGCTTGCGCGGCAGCGTTGTCAGCCGAACGGTCTCATACGGCTGCAGCGGCCGCTCCAGCTGATATTTTAGCCGTGACAGCACCCAAAATCCGTGGTGCCGCTTGAGCGCCTCGCCGCCGATTCCCATGATTTCCGCGTGACGTGTGGCGATATCCTGCATAAAATCAACGATGGCGGACGGTCGCGCCAGTCCGCGGCAATCGGTCTGTCCAATATCAACGACATATTCTCTGGATAGCTGACACTCCGGCATATACTGTTTCCTCCTATGGATTTGCCCTATGATTTCTCATCTCTATTATACCGCAGACCGGCGCAAAAAGAAAGCAATGCATTGCTCCAATGCGTAGAATATGCTACACTAAATTTTACATTCCGAACATAGAATGCAATAGAAACGGAGGACTGTTTATGAAAAAGCTGTGTATGCTGACCGTGCTCTTTCTCGCGCTCACCTGCGCGATTGTGTGCTGCTCCGCAGGCGTCACCCCGCTGACCTTTTTCTCTGCCCTGCGCAGCTCTGCGCTCGCCGCTACGGCGCCGCAGGATGCCGCACGCGCTTCGGATTCCCCGTCATCTGCCGCCCCGTCCATGCAGACGCAGACACGCGGCGTCTGGGTGGCAACGGCATATTCCATTGATTATCCCGCGCAGCCGACCACTGATGCAGACACGCTGCGCGCCGAATGCCGCACCGCACTCGACCGCATCGCGGCGAGCGGCGCCAACACCGTGTATTTTCAGGTGCGCCCGTCCTGCGATGCGCTGTACCGCTCCCAGCTTTTTCCGTGGAGCCGGTATTTGACCGGCACGTGCGGCACGGCGCCGTCCGATTCGTTCGACCCGCTCGCGTATTGGGTAGAACAGGCACATGCCCGCAATCTGCGGCTGGAGGCGTGGGTCAATCCGTACCGCATCTGTGCCGGTGCCAACGCGCAGAGCGATTTTGATGCCCTGCCGGATTCCTCTCCCGCCAAGCAGCATCCGGACTGGGTGGTCTCATGTGACGGCGGCTATTATTTCAACCCCGGCATCGCAGAGGTTCGCCAACTCATCTGTAACGGCGTGTCGGAAATTGTCAGCAAATACGCCGTGGACGGCATCCAATTCGATGATTATTTTTATCCGTCCACACAGTTTGACGATGCCGCGACCTATCAGGCGTCCGGCAGCAGTTTGCCGCTCGCGGACTGGCGGCGCGACAATGTCAATCAGCTTGTGCAGGCGGTAAACACCGCGGTGCACCAAAACGCCATGCAGGCGGGCTGCCGCTTTGGCATCAGCCCGTCGGGCATTTGGCGCAATCGGGGCGCCAATGCGTTCACCGGCAGTGCCACACACGGCTTTGAGCACTATTCCTCGTCGTATGCGGATTCTGTGACGTGGATTAAAAACGGCTGGATTGATTACATCTGCCCGCAAATTTACTGGCAGATCGGCGATACGGCGGCGGATTTCCAGACGCTCGCCAACTGGTGGAGCCATCAGGTCCGCGGCACGGATGTCCAACTGGTGCTCGGTCTCGCCGCCTATAAAATCGGCGACAGCCAGTACGGTGACGTCTGGGCAAATGACGGCTGCGGCGAAATCGGCCGCCAGCTGGATCTCGCCGCCGGTATCCAAGACATCGACGGCTGCGCCCTGTTCAGCTATCAAAATCTGCGCGGCAATGACACGCTGTTCCAAACGGTACAGGAGCGATGGAAATAAAGCAAAACCGCTCTGTCTCGATGGACAGAGCGGTTTTCGTTTACTTGCCGTATTCTTGGCACGCATCCCGATGCGCGCATGAGGCGCAGCCGCCTTCCTCCGGTGTCGGACAGGCATCCTGCTGTTGTTTTTCCTGCTTTTCGCTTTCCAGCATGCGCACGAACAGCGCACCGACCTGCATATCCGCCTCGCCGTATGCGCCCGGAAACGGCGCAATGCCCGCCTGTATCAGTGCCATCTGCTGCATCATGTCCAGCTTGCCGCACACGAGCAGCCCCGCGCCGTGCTGCTTGAGACACTGCGCAGGATCTCCCGCCACATCCACGATTTCCATCTGGCTGATGTGGTCATCCTCTATCGTATACAGCTTAAACTGCTTGGTCTGTGCAAAATCCTGACAGACCGTGCCGTTGTCATATGCCGCCGCAATCTTCATCGCACGTTCTCCTTATCATAAATCGTTGGTCTTATTGTATCGCAAACAGGCGCATTTTGCAACGCAGGCAAAAAAAGAGACCATCTCGCGATGGTCTCTCCGGTACGGTTGTTTTTACGCGGTCTGCACCATTTCCTGCTCGCCGATATGCGGCAGTCTCTCGATAGCTGTGCAGGTCATTCCGATGATGGAAAGCACAACAGCCGTCAAAACACAGCAGATATGGGAAATATCATCATTGATGGTATGCGTTTCCTGTGCGACATAGCTCCGATGCTGCTCGGAAATGTACGCAATCAGGGCATCCGGTGTTGCCGGAAGCTTCGCCGGTGCGTTATGTGCCCAGCCATTGAACTTTGCTTCATTGATTCGGCGGCGGATGGTCAAGCTGGTCTGTTTTTCATAGATATAATGCACGAGCAGGCAATGCCCATAAATATCATCATTGTGCGGGAAGCTGAAGAAATCCGTAATATAATGACAGATAACGCCCAGATCCTCGCTGATCTTCGGGCCGTTGCTTGCGTTCAGTCGCACGTGCGCGATAAAATCGCGGATGCGCTGCATCACTTCTTCAAACATCAGCGACGGATAATGCCGCTTGGTCAAGTATTCGCCCTTGAGATCCGGCTTCAGATTTCCGAACATAAACGCCTTGCGGTTAAACGAAACACCATTTGTAGTTTCCACATAGTCCAGCAGGTAATGTGCGACCGTGGTATGGGACACAGAATCCATCGGCATCAACTCCTTCTTTGTGTTGTGTACATTGTAGCACGTTCCCCTCCAAAGAAAAAGAGGTATTTTGAAGAAGTTTTTGTTAACAAATTGTTATAGACACAAACACGACACAAAGAATCCCTGATTTCCGTCTGTTGCCACAGCAGGAATCAGGGAGCTTCGGATTTCTTCTTATTTCATCACAGGGCGCGGAAATATTCTTTTTTGTAGCCGCCGCGCTCCAGCGCTGTGCGAATCTGCTCGCACATGGCCTCGCGGTCTCGGTTGAGCGTGCCCTTGAGCGTCAGGTAATTGGACGCGTGATTGGAGCGGAACACGCTGCCCTCACTGTCTATGTGCTCCAGCAGCAGCAGCGTTTCCTTGGCCACCTGCGGCGCAGTGAGCAGATGGAATTTGCCCTCCTCGCACTCGCGGCGCAGCGGAACATCGCCCTCAAACATCAGCGTGAGCAGACCGATATAGTCCGGCTTCATGCGAGAAAACGCCTTTGCCGTGTCAATCGCATGCTCTTTCCACATCTCTGTGCCGCCCAAGCCGCTGATTGCCGTCACAGACAGCTTCATACCGGCGTCCTTGACCATTTGACCGGCGCGGACAATGTCCTCCACCGTCACGCCCTTATTGATGTGCTTGAGCACCTGTTCGTTGCCGGATTCCAGACCCAGATAAATCATTTCCAGACCCAGCGAATGCAGCAGCGCCAAGTCCTCCGGCGACTTGGTCAAAATGCTCTTTGGAGAGCCGTAGCTGGTCACGCGCCGGCACTCCGGAATGATTTTCCGAATGTGCTTGAGAATCACAGCGAGATCCTCCGTTTTGCGAATCAGCGCATCGCCGTCTGCGAGAAAGACGCGCTCAATATAGCGGTACTGTCTGCGGGCGATGTTGAAATCCTCCAAAACATCCTCCAGCTTGCGCAGATGGAAGCGCTTTTCCTTGTACATATCACAGAACGTGCATTTATTATGGCTGCAGCCCACCGTAACCTGTACGATCAGGCTGTAGGCCTCAGACGGCGGACGAAAAACTCTGCCTTCATATCTCATCGTGTAAGACTCCTTTCCGGGGTATTGGTATAGTATAGCATATTTCCCTGCGCTTTTCCAGACGCAAAAACGGGCGGTACCCGTGTACCGCCCGCCTGTTTGGGAACTTATTCCTCTTCTTCTGCTGCTTCCTGCGGCTGTTCCGCCTGCTCCGGCTTTTCTGCTTCTTCTTCCGGCGCTTGCTCCGGCTGCTCATCGGCTTCCGGTGCTTCTTCTACCGGAACTTCCGGCTCGGCATCTTCCATGCTCATCTGCTCCTCGGATACTGCGCCGGTCTCCTCTGCTTCTTCGCAGCCCTCACATGCTGCGTTTTCCGCATTGAGATCGTCCAGCTCGCTCATGGCCTTGAGCTCTGCTTCGTGGTAAACCTGTTCGCTCTTGCTGTGTCTATATGCTGCTACACCTGCGGCAACAGCACCAGCAGCAGCGCCGGCAACTGCCACGCCGATACCAATTTTCTTCTTGAGGCTGCTGTTCTTTTTCTTTGCGCACATAATCAAATCTTCCTCTCGTTGCTGCGCGGGTGTCTGTATGGCAAGCCGCGAAACCGCACGCGCACCATGCAGAGCAAAAACGCATTTTGAATCAGCTATATAGTACCACACAGAAATCCCATCTGTCAATCTCTGTGCGAAAATATCCCCAATTTTTCCGTGCATCTCCCTGTGTTTTACAGCAAATACACCAACTGCCGGGGGAATCTACACATTTTGGGTGAAGTCCTTGGCATTTTATTTTCACCCGTGCTATAATAACAAATAATATGATTTTTCTATCATTTGCGTTTTAAGGAGGCTGTTATGAAGCACATGCAAAAGCACATGCCGTTTCTCATCGGCATGCGTACATTCAAAACGGCTTTGGCCTGCGCCCTCGCCGTCTCGATAGGCTACGTCATCAACAGCCCGTATCCCCCGTTTCTTGCCATCGGCGCGCTGGGCTGTATGGAGTCCTCCATCACGACATCTCTGCGCTCCGCCCGCGATATGATTATCGGCAATCTGGTCGGTGCGCTGCTCGCGATGATTTTCGTCATGAATTTTACCGGCTATTTTGAAATCACCTGCTTCATCGGCGTCATCATTATGATTTCCGTGTGCAATTTTCTGCACATGAAGCCGACCATCACCAATTTGGCGTGCGTCGTGTTCTGCTGCTGTCTCAAAGACATTCCCGCATCCGGCACCATCATTTACGGCCTTCTGCGCTTCCGTGAAACGGTTATCGGCACAGTCATTGCTCTTGCCGTCAACATGCTCATTCGCCCGTACAACGGCGCTGAACGCACGAGAAAAGGCATTCTCAGTGCCCAGCAAGCCATGCTGCCGCTGCTCAAGGAGCGCGTGCTGCTCGGCAGAATCCCCGACCTGCGCGATTTGCGCAAGCACATCAACCAGCTGGACAGCTCCATCAACATTCTGCTCGATGAGCGCATGAATATTTCGCTCAAGAAGTCGCAGGTTGCCTATCTGCGCGGCTGCCAGCAGCTGCTGTGGAAAATGCGCGATGCCCTCATCAGTATTTGCAGCATTGATACCACGCCAAGCCCGTCTCAGGAAAATCTCGCCCGCATGAAGCAAATCGGGCTGACATCTGACCCCGAGGAGCAGACGGAAAACATCCTCACCGGCATCTGCCGCGCGGAGGATACCACGGTATTCAACTATTATCTGGACATTTTTCTCGACTCCAACGAGTATCTCAACGAACTCATTCACATGTAACGATACAAAAAGCGGCAGACCGCTGTTTCCACAGGAGAAACTTGCAGTCTGCCGCGATTTCTTTATTTTTTACTTACAGCTCCATCAGGGACTCGCCGTCCATCTCAGCCGGCTTCTCGAGACCGAGAACCTGCAGCATGGTCGGTGCGATGTCTGCCAGACGGCCCGGATTCAGCTTCTTGCATGCCGGATAGCCGACAACGCAGAACGGAACCGGATTGCAGGAATGTGCGGTGAACGGAGATACGCCGTCGTCCTCCAGCATCTGATCTGCATTGCCGTGGTCAGCGGTAATCATAGCCACGCCGCCCATTTCCAGAATAGCGTCTACGGTCTTGCCAACGCAGGTATCCACTGCCTGAACAGCCTCAACCGCTGCGTCAAACACGCCGGTGTGACCTACCATGTCGCAGTTTGCGTAGTTGAGAATGATGACGTCAAACTTGCCGCTCTTGATTTCCTCAACAACCTTGTCGCAAACCTTGTATGCGCTCATCTCCGGCTGCATGTCATAGGTGGCAACCTTCGGGGACGCGATCAGGTCACGCGACTCGTTGTTGTACGGAGCTTCTACGCCGCCGTTGAAGAAGAAGGTAACGTGTGCGTACTTCTCGGTTTCTGCGATGCGCAGCTGAGTCAGGCCGTTGTCAGCGATATACTCGCCAAAGGTGTTGACGAGCTGCTGCGGCTTGAATGCCACGTGTACATTCGGCATGGTTGCATCGTACTGGGTCATGCACACAAAGTATACCGGGAAAAAGCCGTTCTTGCGCTCGAAGCCGGTGAATTCCGGATCGACGAAGGTACGGGTGATTTCGCGCGCGCGATCCGGACGGAAGTTTGCAAAGATGATGGAATCGTTTGCCTTGATCTGACCGTCCTTTGCGGTGACTACCGGAACGATGAACTCGTCGGTAACCTCTGCATCATAAGACGCCTGTACAGCGGCAACCGGATCGTCAAAATACGCGCCCTCGCCGTATACCATCGCGGAATACGCCTTGACCAGACGCTCGAAGCGGTTGTCACGATCCATGGCATAATATCTGCCGTTGATGGTCGCAATCTTGCCGATGCCGATTTCGTCCAGCTTTGCCTGCAGCTGCTTGACAAAGTCGATGCCGGAGGTCGGCGGAACGTCACGGCCGTCCATGAAGCAGTGTACAAACA is a window encoding:
- a CDS encoding 1-phosphofructokinase family hexose kinase; this translates as MIITITLNPAIDRTLVLEAPVELSAVNSVVKSYVEVGGRGINVSRAIRAIGGECVALGFTAGNNGRSLKNALTALGITHDFTDVTGETRTNTQIVHPGGEHTDFNEPGTAVEEEDYLRFIEKLKTYLDPNNLFVLCGRIPPGMKEKQYLKIIRIIKKAGCSLLIDSDGDTMRSTLPFKPDFIKPNSTELAKLTGKPRTHDPEEAYEYVKPLLAEGAQTICASLGHNGAIFVNHTDKPLYIIANAGAAAQSAVGSGDAMVGAIAHAYSQGMSYEETAKFAVAMGTASAKLPGTQMATMKEAYEVYETLKVYTL
- a CDS encoding HEPN domain-containing protein, whose translation is MARRRKGNTDSQYYYKWLEKALSDLQSARILLTWGGDEMAVAFHCQQAIEKALKGYLLFKLGRHFDGHNLTFLCRQAAMVDDRFVRYLGESAALNNYYIETRYPTDLPFEITEAQIHNIIIMAEDLFGVIRQELYASEEEPHAIQPRTETEESQIQQKEHRILC
- a CDS encoding acyl-[acyl-carrier-protein] thioesterase, whose product is MPECQLSREYVVDIGQTDCRGLARPSAIVDFMQDIATRHAEIMGIGGEALKRHHGFWVLSRLKYQLERPLQPYETVRLTTLPRKLRGASWYRDFVFEDAGGVIGHAVTVWAIVDLESRHLLLPKKVGISFPSQDTGFTEQLRAIVPEDMQPCFARTVRYSDTDVNRHLNNVKAVDILSDAFGLEPDENRWVSGLQVNYLAENRCGTELTISQGHTKNGTFCVCACEGEQEKVQAEVTFSER
- a CDS encoding glycoside hydrolase family 10 protein; translation: MKKLCMLTVLFLALTCAIVCCSAGVTPLTFFSALRSSALAATAPQDAARASDSPSSAAPSMQTQTRGVWVATAYSIDYPAQPTTDADTLRAECRTALDRIAASGANTVYFQVRPSCDALYRSQLFPWSRYLTGTCGTAPSDSFDPLAYWVEQAHARNLRLEAWVNPYRICAGANAQSDFDALPDSSPAKQHPDWVVSCDGGYYFNPGIAEVRQLICNGVSEIVSKYAVDGIQFDDYFYPSTQFDDAATYQASGSSLPLADWRRDNVNQLVQAVNTAVHQNAMQAGCRFGISPSGIWRNRGANAFTGSATHGFEHYSSSYADSVTWIKNGWIDYICPQIYWQIGDTAADFQTLANWWSHQVRGTDVQLVLGLAAYKIGDSQYGDVWANDGCGEIGRQLDLAAGIQDIDGCALFSYQNLRGNDTLFQTVQERWK
- a CDS encoding NifB/NifX family molybdenum-iron cluster-binding protein, with the protein product MKIAAAYDNGTVCQDFAQTKQFKLYTIEDDHISQMEIVDVAGDPAQCLKQHGAGLLVCGKLDMMQQMALIQAGIAPFPGAYGEADMQVGALFVRMLESEKQEKQQQDACPTPEEGGCASCAHRDACQEYGK
- a CDS encoding zinc dependent phospholipase C family protein; the protein is MDSVSHTTVAHYLLDYVETTNGVSFNRKAFMFGNLKPDLKGEYLTKRHYPSLMFEEVMQRIRDFIAHVRLNASNGPKISEDLGVICHYITDFFSFPHNDDIYGHCLLVHYIYEKQTSLTIRRRINEAKFNGWAHNAPAKLPATPDALIAYISEQHRSYVAQETHTINDDISHICCVLTAVVLSIIGMTCTAIERLPHIGEQEMVQTA
- a CDS encoding radical SAM protein; translation: MRYEGRVFRPPSEAYSLIVQVTVGCSHNKCTFCDMYKEKRFHLRKLEDVLEDFNIARRQYRYIERVFLADGDALIRKTEDLAVILKHIRKIIPECRRVTSYGSPKSILTKSPEDLALLHSLGLEMIYLGLESGNEQVLKHINKGVTVEDIVRAGQMVKDAGMKLSVTAISGLGGTEMWKEHAIDTAKAFSRMKPDYIGLLTLMFEGDVPLRRECEEGKFHLLTAPQVAKETLLLLEHIDSEGSVFRSNHASNYLTLKGTLNRDREAMCEQIRTALERGGYKKEYFRAL
- a CDS encoding FUSC family protein, yielding MKHMQKHMPFLIGMRTFKTALACALAVSIGYVINSPYPPFLAIGALGCMESSITTSLRSARDMIIGNLVGALLAMIFVMNFTGYFEITCFIGVIIMISVCNFLHMKPTITNLACVVFCCCLKDIPASGTIIYGLLRFRETVIGTVIALAVNMLIRPYNGAERTRKGILSAQQAMLPLLKERVLLGRIPDLRDLRKHINQLDSSINILLDERMNISLKKSQVAYLRGCQQLLWKMRDALISICSIDTTPSPSQENLARMKQIGLTSDPEEQTENILTGICRAEDTTVFNYYLDIFLDSNEYLNELIHM
- the gpmI gene encoding 2,3-bisphosphoglycerate-independent phosphoglycerate mutase codes for the protein MKKPLILIIMDGFGLRDSDMGNAIHAAKHPNLTRLFNEYPTTQLGASGMDVGLPDGQMGNSEVGHTNIGAGRVVYQELTRITKSIQDGPFFDNEAFLGAVENCKKNDSALHLFGLLSDGGVHSHIEHIFGLLDLAKKNGLTKVFVHCFMDGRDVPPTSGIDFVKQLQAKLDEIGIGKIATINGRYYAMDRDNRFERLVKAYSAMVYGEGAYFDDPVAAVQASYDAEVTDEFIVPVVTAKDGQIKANDSIIFANFRPDRAREITRTFVDPEFTGFERKNGFFPVYFVCMTQYDATMPNVHVAFKPQQLVNTFGEYIADNGLTQLRIAETEKYAHVTFFFNGGVEAPYNNESRDLIASPKVATYDMQPEMSAYKVCDKVVEEIKSGKFDVIILNYANCDMVGHTGVFDAAVEAVQAVDTCVGKTVDAILEMGGVAMITADHGNADQMLEDDGVSPFTAHSCNPVPFCVVGYPACKKLNPGRLADIAPTMLQVLGLEKPAEMDGESLMEL